One Diospyros lotus cultivar Yz01 chromosome 1, ASM1463336v1, whole genome shotgun sequence genomic window carries:
- the LOC127812677 gene encoding uncharacterized protein LOC127812677: protein MGNNVSHRLSSATTGKVILSDGSVHEYDKPLIAAELMLEHPQQVVVEFDSAVNRAGKRLAPLPADMKLEMGRVYLMVPRKRGKPVALSPEEARRLLLMSSSVLNAGSFLSATTGVVPFFARICGAGTREGHRIVLPREEKMKEREEEGSKLESLPELMEGRPEYLSRQLSGKGWKPSLDTIKEKDVKTKVSPWLFFNVTRP, encoded by the coding sequence ATGGGCAACAACGTCTCTCACCGTCTATCCAGCGCCACCACTGGGAAAGTCATCCTGTCGGACGGCTCCGTTCACGAGTACGACAAGCCACTAATAGCCGCCGAGCTAATGCTAGAGCACCCACAACAGGTGGTGGTGGAATTCGACTCCGCCGTGAACAGGGCCGGAAAAAGGCTGGCTCCGTTGCCGGCCGACATGAAGCTCGAGATGGGCAGGGTTTACCTCATGGTTCCCAGGAAGCGAGGCAAGCCCGTGGCATTGTCGCCGGAAGAAGCTCGGCGGCTGCTTTTGATGTCAAGCTCGGTTTTGAATGCTGGGTCTTTTCTATCGGCGACCACGGGTGTTGTTCCCTTCTTTGCTCGGATTTGCGGTGCAGGGACAAGAGAGGGGCATAGGATTGTTCTTCCTAGGGAAGAAAAGATGAAGGAGAGGGAAGAAGAGGGGAGTAAACTGGAGAGTTTGCCGGAACTCATGGAGGGAAGACCGGAGTATTTAAGCAGGCAGTTATCCGGGAAAGGGTGGAAGCCAAGCTTGGATACCATCAAGGAGAAGGATGTTAAAACAAAGGTTTCTCCCTGGTTGTTCTTCAATGTTACCAGGCCATGA
- the LOC127807200 gene encoding probable beta-D-xylosidase 2 — protein MTQTAELTHMAVTIHAFFLCSVLLLIGVSWPAGEAARPPFACDSLNPATKGLPFCQTALPVPERVRDLIGRLALEEKVKLLGNTAAAVPRLGIRGYEWWSEALHGVSNVGPGTQFGGEFPAATSFPQVISTAASFNESLWEQIGRVVSDEARAMYNGGVAGLTYWSPNVNIFRDPRWGRGQETPGEDPILAAKYAARYVRGLQGDAGGSDRLKVAACCKHYTAYDLDNWSGVDRFHFNALVSKQDMKDTFDVPFRACVMEGKVASVMCSYNQVNGIPTCADPKLLRHTIRGSWGLNGYIVSDCDSVGVFYDSQHYTATPEEAAADAIKAGLDLDCGPFLGIHTQEAVRRGILSEGDVDGALVNTFTIQMRLGMFDGELSAQPYGNLGPGDVCTAAHQDLALEAARQGIVLLKNRGTALPLSPRRHPTVAVIGPNSDVTTTMIGNYAGVACGYTTPLQGIRRYTKTIHQQGCKDVACTTDELFDGAIDAARQADATVLVMGLDQSIEAEFKDRAGLLLPGRQQELVSKVAMASKGPTILVLMSGGPIDVLFAKNDERIPAMVWAGYPGQAGGLAIADILFGTHNPGGKLPMTWYPQDYLSKLPMTTMDMRSDPSKGYPGRTYRFYKGPVVYPFGHGMSYSNFVHTIADAPTVVAVPLAGRRRGANTTTLAGKAIRVTHAKCGRLSIGVHLDVRNTGSKDGSHAVLVFSTPPAGHWAPHKQLIAFEKVHVAAGAKERIQLRIHVCKYLSVVDRSGIRRIPMGEHSLHIGDIKHAISLQAATLGVIKS, from the exons ATGACTCAGACTGCAGAGTTAACACACATGGCTGTCACAATTCATGCTTTCTTTCTCTGCTCCGTTCTTCTCCTAATTGGCGTCTCTTGGCCCGCTGGAGAAGCCGCCCGGCCGCCGTTCGCGTGCGACTCGCTGAACCCGGCCACGAAGGGCCTGCCGTTTTGCCAGACGGCATTGCCGGTACCGGAGAGAGTGAGGGACTTGATCGGGAGGCTGGCATTGGAGGAGAAGGTTAAGCTGCTGGGGAACACGGCGGCGGCGGTGCCTCGGCTGGGGATCAGAGGGTATGAGTGGTGGTCGGAGGCTCTTCATGGGGTTTCGAATGTCGGCCCCGGCACCCAATTTGGCGGCGAATTCCCGGCGGCCACTAGCTTCCCTCAGGTGATCTCCACCGCCGCCTCTTTCAACGAGTCGCTGTGGGAACAGATCGGACGG GTGGTGTCGGACGAGGCTAGGGCAATGTACAACGGAGGCGTGGCGGGGCTGACATATTGGAGCCCAAACGTCAACATATTTCGGGATCCGAGGTGGGGGCGGGGACAGGAGACTCCCGGTGAAGATCCCATCTTGGCTGCCAAGTACGCCGCTAGGTACGTCCGGGGCCTACAGGGAGACGCCGGCGGCAGTGACCGGTTAAAGGTTGCCGCCTGCTGCAAGCACTACACCGCCTACGACCTCGACAACTGGAGCGGCGTCGATCGCTTCCACTTCAATGCCCTG GTAAGCAAGCAAGACATGAAAGATACATTTGACGTACCATTCAGGGCTTGCGTAATGGAAGGGAAGGTGGCGAGCGTGATGTGCTCTTACAATCAGGTCAATGGAATCCCCACTTGCGCTGACCCTAAACTCCTCCGCCACACCATTCGTGGCAGTTGGGGCCTCAATGG GTACATTGTCTCGGACTGTGACTCGGTCGGAGTTTTCTACGACAGCCAACATTATACAGCAACCCCTGAAGAAGCAGCCGCAGACGCCATTAAAGCTG GGTTGGATTTGGACTGTGGACCGTTCCTGGGTATACACACACAGGAGGCAGTAAGGAGAGGTATATTGAGCGAAGGCGATGTTGATGGTGCCCTGGTTAATACTTTTACCATCCAAATGAGACTTGGGATGTTCGACGGAGAGCTGTCGGCTCAGCCATATGGGAACCTTGGGCCGGGAGATGTGTGCACCGCCGCTCACCAAGATCTCGCGCTTGAGGCGGCGAGGCAGGGCATCGTTCTTCTCAAAAATCGGGGCACAGCCCTGCCTCTATCCCCGCGTCGCCACCCCACCGTCGCTGTTATTGGCCCTAATTCTGATGTCACCACTACCATGATCGGCAACTACGCCG GGGTGGCATGTGGCTACACAACTCCTCTGCAAGGAATCAGAAGGTACACGAAGACAATTCACCAACAAGGGTGCAAAGATGTGGCCTGCACTACCGACGAGCTCTTCGATGGGGCAATTGACGCAGCTCGTCAAGCAGACGCAACAGTTCTGGTGATGGGCTTGGACCAGTCTATTGAGGCCGAGTTCAAAGACAGGGCTGGGCTTCTACTTCCAGGACGCCAACAGGAGCTTGTGTCGAAGGTTGCCATGGCCTCCAAGGGCCCAACAATATTGGTCCTGATGAGTGGCGGCCCTATTGACGTGTTGTTTGCAAAGAACGATGAACGCATTCCCGCCATGGTTTGGGCAGGATACCCTGGCCAAGCTGGCGGCCTCGCCATTGCTGATATTCTGTTCGGAACACATAACCCAG GAGGCAAGTTGCCAATGACATGGTACCCACAAGACTACCTGTCGAAGCTGCCAATGACAACAATGGACATGCGATCCGACCCATCCAAAGGCTACCCAGGCCGGACCTACCGCTTCTACAAGGGCCCGGTAGTCTATCCATTCGGGCACGGGATGAGCTACTCAAACTTCGTTCACACGATAGCTGATGCTCCAACCGTGGTGGCAGTCCCCCTGGCTGGGCGCCGCCGTGGGGCCAACACCACCACCCTCGCTGGCAAGGCGATCAGGGTGACGCACGCCAAATGCGGCAGACTGTCCATTGGAGTACACTTGGACGTGAGGAATACGGGGTCGAAGGATGGGTCGCACGCAGTGCTAGTGTTCTCTACGCCACCAGCAGGGCACTGGGCGCCGCACAAGCAGCTGATTGCCTTCGAGAAAGTACACGTGGCCGCGGGGGCGAAGGAGAGAATCCAGTTGAGGATTCACGTATGCAAGTATCTAAGCGTGGTGGATAGGTCTGGAATTCGAAGAATTCCGATGGGCGAACACAGCCTTCATATCGGCGATATAAAGCACGCCATCTCTCTTCAAGCTGCCACTCTTGGGGTGATCAAGTCATAG